In the Shewanella sp. OMA3-2 genome, one interval contains:
- a CDS encoding 4a-hydroxytetrahydrobiopterin dehydratase, producing the protein MTALSEMKCEACQADAPKVTDAELGELVRMIPDWGVEVRDGVMQLERVYKFKNFKLAMAFSNKLADLAEEEFHHPGIFTEWGKVTVTWWSHSIKGLHKNDFIMAAKTDQLLD; encoded by the coding sequence ATGACTGCACTATCTGAAATGAAATGTGAAGCGTGCCAAGCTGATGCCCCAAAAGTAACTGATGCCGAGTTAGGTGAGTTAGTGCGAATGATCCCTGATTGGGGAGTTGAAGTGCGCGATGGCGTAATGCAACTAGAGCGCGTCTATAAATTTAAAAATTTCAAATTAGCCATGGCATTTAGTAACAAGTTGGCTGATTTGGCGGAAGAAGAATTTCATCACCCAGGTATTTTTACCGAATGGGGTAAGGTTACTGTGACCTGGTGGTCACATTCAATTAAGGGCTTGCACAAAAATGACTTTATCATGGCTGCCAAGACCGACCAGTTGTTAGACTAA
- the tyrR gene encoding transcriptional regulator TyrR yields MRLEVSCNDRVGLAKDILVVLEKYGINLIAIDASNKGFLYLQFAEISFEMLRELMPLIRKVESVHDVRTVSFMPSEQEHYALKTLLKTLPDSVFSLDAKGRIRIVNESALLTLNMAEHEVVAESLNHWVQGFNFVRWLSEPQVPAVASRVTINASEYLAEMLPIYLPDDNDKTILAGAVVSLKSPARVGKQFNALQNQTTGFDNVLAVSDKMKDVLKQAKRMAQLDAPLLITGETGTGKELMARASHDASMRREHPFIAINCAALPDSVAEEELFGFVHNGHIVKRGFFAEAKGGTIFLDEIAEMSKAAQVKLLRLLQDGAFRRMGGDEEVRADVRIICSTQKNLAELCQSGEFREDLYYRIHVLSYHMPSLRERKVDVIPLTEMFLEHYSQQLSSPLRRISASCRDYLFTYAWPGNVRQLKNAIFRAVSMWDGSAELTVEQLKLPSYAEGFGYFDEEFEGTLDEAMKEYEANLLRRLYPAYPSTRQLAKKLGVSHTAIANKLRDYSISKKR; encoded by the coding sequence ATGCGTTTGGAAGTGAGTTGTAACGATCGCGTCGGTCTCGCGAAAGACATCCTCGTCGTACTTGAAAAATATGGCATTAATTTAATTGCCATTGATGCTAGCAACAAAGGCTTTTTGTACCTGCAGTTTGCCGAAATTAGTTTTGAAATGTTGCGCGAGCTAATGCCACTCATTCGTAAGGTAGAGAGTGTGCATGATGTGCGAACCGTCTCTTTCATGCCTTCAGAGCAAGAACATTACGCCTTAAAAACCTTATTAAAAACCTTACCTGATTCAGTATTCTCCCTTGATGCCAAGGGGCGCATTCGTATTGTTAACGAGTCTGCCTTATTAACCTTAAATATGGCCGAGCATGAAGTCGTGGCTGAGTCATTAAATCATTGGGTGCAGGGCTTTAACTTTGTGCGTTGGTTAAGCGAGCCTCAAGTACCTGCCGTTGCCTCACGTGTCACCATTAATGCCAGTGAATATTTAGCCGAAATGCTGCCCATTTATTTACCTGACGATAATGACAAAACTATTCTTGCCGGTGCTGTAGTGTCACTTAAGTCGCCAGCTCGGGTAGGTAAGCAGTTTAATGCACTACAAAATCAAACGACAGGTTTTGATAATGTGCTTGCCGTAAGTGACAAAATGAAAGACGTGCTTAAACAAGCTAAGCGGATGGCGCAATTAGATGCACCGTTACTGATAACGGGTGAAACCGGTACTGGTAAAGAGTTAATGGCCCGAGCCAGTCACGACGCCAGTATGCGCCGCGAGCATCCATTTATTGCCATTAACTGTGCAGCATTACCCGATAGTGTTGCCGAAGAAGAGTTATTTGGTTTTGTTCACAATGGGCATATTGTGAAACGCGGTTTTTTTGCCGAAGCAAAAGGCGGCACGATCTTTTTAGATGAAATTGCCGAAATGTCTAAAGCGGCTCAGGTTAAGTTACTGCGTTTATTACAAGATGGTGCGTTTAGACGCATGGGGGGTGACGAAGAAGTACGTGCGGATGTGCGAATTATTTGTTCTACCCAAAAAAATCTTGCCGAGCTATGCCAGTCTGGCGAGTTTAGAGAAGATTTGTACTATCGTATTCATGTGCTGAGTTATCATATGCCGTCTTTACGTGAGCGTAAGGTTGATGTCATTCCGTTAACTGAAATGTTTTTAGAGCATTACAGTCAGCAATTATCTAGCCCACTGCGTCGTATTTCGGCCTCTTGTCGAGATTACTTATTTACCTATGCCTGGCCTGGTAATGTGCGTCAGTTGAAAAATGCTATTTTCCGTGCAGTGTCTATGTGGGATGGGTCGGCTGAATTAACCGTAGAGCAGCTTAAATTACCTTCATATGCAGAAGGTTTTGGCTACTTTGATGAAGAGTTTGAAGGCACATTAGATGAAGCAATGAAAGAATACGAGGCGAATTTATTACGTCGTTTGTATCCCGCTTATCCAAGTACAAGGCAATTAGCCAAAAAGCTGGGTGTATCACATACTGCTATTGCGAATAAATTACGTGATTACAGCATTTCAAAGAAACGTTAA
- a CDS encoding fumarylacetoacetate hydrolase family protein codes for MKLASYNNGRRDGQLMLVSKDLTKAVAVPAIAHTMQQLLDAWDLLNPQLQELYEALNAGQMDNAIAFDESKCLSPLPRAYQWADGSAYVNHVELVRKARGAEMPETFWTDPLVYQGGSDSFIGPKADIEMASEEYGIDFESEIAIITDDVAMGVSSENAAKHIKLLMLVNDVSLRNLIPGELAKGFGFFQSKPSSAFSPVAITPDELGDKWQDSKVHLPLVTHLNSELFGRPNAGVDMTFDFSQLVSHVAKTRPLGAGAIIGSGTISNYDRSAGSSCLAEKRMLEIIADGKASTPFMRFGDTVRIEMFDDSNVSIFGSIDQKVVEYKG; via the coding sequence ATGAAACTTGCAAGTTATAACAACGGTCGTCGTGATGGCCAACTTATGTTAGTAAGCAAAGATTTAACTAAAGCTGTTGCTGTACCTGCAATTGCTCACACTATGCAGCAACTGCTTGATGCGTGGGACTTATTAAACCCACAGTTACAAGAATTATATGAAGCGCTTAATGCTGGTCAAATGGATAATGCGATTGCATTTGACGAAAGCAAATGTTTATCACCATTACCACGCGCTTATCAGTGGGCTGATGGCAGTGCTTACGTCAATCACGTTGAGTTAGTGCGTAAAGCGCGCGGTGCTGAAATGCCAGAAACCTTCTGGACTGATCCATTAGTTTACCAGGGTGGTTCAGACAGCTTTATCGGCCCTAAAGCCGACATCGAAATGGCCAGTGAAGAATATGGTATCGATTTTGAATCTGAAATCGCTATCATTACTGACGATGTGGCTATGGGTGTTAGCAGCGAAAATGCCGCTAAGCATATTAAATTACTGATGCTAGTTAATGACGTATCTTTACGTAACCTTATTCCAGGTGAATTAGCTAAAGGATTTGGCTTCTTTCAATCTAAGCCTTCAAGTGCCTTTTCTCCAGTTGCAATTACGCCAGACGAGTTAGGTGACAAGTGGCAAGACAGCAAAGTGCATTTGCCGTTAGTGACCCACTTAAACAGTGAATTATTTGGTCGTCCAAATGCGGGCGTCGACATGACATTTGATTTTAGTCAGTTAGTGTCTCATGTGGCTAAAACTCGTCCTTTGGGCGCCGGTGCTATTATTGGTTCGGGTACCATTTCTAATTACGATCGCAGTGCAGGCTCAAGCTGTTTAGCTGAAAAACGTATGCTTGAGATTATTGCCGATGGTAAAGCAAGCACGCCATTTATGCGTTTTGGTGACACGGTTCGAATTGAAATGTTTGATGACAGCAACGTCAGTATTTTTGGTTCTATTGACCAAAAAGTTGTAGAGTACAAAGGTTAA
- the maiA gene encoding maleylacetoacetate isomerase: MKLYGYWRSSAAYRVRIALNLKQLSAEHISVHLVNNGGEQHSEAFHQLNPQHLVPALVDSNEQGEFSLTQSLAIIEYLEEKYPQISLLPANLEDKAVVRAMSQAIACEIHPLDNLRVLQYLVKEMGVDETQKMTWYHHWVHVGFSALEVQLERFSGQFCFGDKVTLADICLVPQVYNAERFKVPMDAYPNIVRVWQNCNQLDAFIQAAPEQQADAS, translated from the coding sequence ATGAAATTGTATGGATATTGGCGTTCAAGTGCCGCATACCGAGTTCGCATCGCACTTAATCTGAAGCAATTAAGTGCTGAGCATATTTCGGTGCATTTAGTTAATAATGGTGGCGAGCAACATTCTGAGGCATTCCATCAGCTAAACCCTCAGCACTTAGTGCCTGCGTTAGTTGACAGTAATGAACAAGGCGAATTTAGCTTAACCCAGTCTTTGGCGATTATTGAATATCTTGAAGAAAAATACCCTCAAATTAGTTTATTACCGGCTAACCTAGAAGATAAAGCTGTGGTGCGCGCCATGTCGCAAGCCATTGCCTGTGAAATTCATCCACTAGATAACCTACGGGTATTACAATACCTAGTCAAAGAAATGGGCGTTGATGAAACTCAAAAAATGACCTGGTATCATCATTGGGTTCATGTCGGGTTTAGTGCGTTAGAAGTGCAACTGGAACGTTTTTCTGGTCAGTTTTGTTTTGGTGACAAGGTCACGTTGGCCGATATTTGCCTCGTGCCACAGGTTTATAATGCCGAGCGCTTTAAAGTGCCTATGGATGCTTATCCAAATATTGTTCGTGTATGGCAAAACTGTAATCAACTTGATGCTTTTATTCAAGCTGCGCCAGAACAGCAAGCTGACGCGAGTTAA
- a CDS encoding nucleotidyltransferase family protein, which yields MLKDSNAKPATDKLSTEHFDPIAECCYLAQLAQLNEWFEQDTVRMQALTVCAAVFAKLNITDWAIAAGFVRDFVWDNLHGFPSRELSALNDIDVIYYCEKNITQTQEKHIEQLLFSVMPLKWSVKNQARMHIRNLDPQYHSCLDAMGYWPEKQTAIAVKLNVLKVQPQQPASSNSSSDIGALVFTHAFELACLFNFSLTHNPKRSLTLFQQRVIQKQWLARYPKLILQPSAKK from the coding sequence GTGCTAAAAGACAGTAATGCAAAACCTGCTACCGATAAACTCAGCACGGAACACTTTGATCCGATAGCTGAGTGCTGTTATTTAGCTCAATTGGCTCAATTAAATGAGTGGTTTGAGCAAGATACCGTGCGGATGCAGGCATTAACGGTTTGCGCAGCAGTGTTTGCAAAGCTCAATATTACTGACTGGGCTATCGCTGCGGGTTTTGTACGTGATTTTGTTTGGGATAATCTACACGGTTTTCCAAGCCGTGAGTTAAGCGCGTTAAATGATATTGATGTCATTTACTATTGTGAAAAAAATATCACTCAAACCCAAGAAAAGCATATCGAACAATTACTGTTCAGTGTCATGCCGCTCAAGTGGTCGGTAAAAAACCAAGCCAGAATGCATATTCGAAATCTAGATCCTCAGTATCACTCCTGTCTCGATGCTATGGGGTATTGGCCAGAAAAACAAACAGCCATCGCGGTTAAATTGAATGTGCTTAAAGTGCAGCCACAACAACCAGCCAGTTCAAATTCTAGCTCTGACATTGGCGCATTAGTGTTTACTCATGCCTTTGAACTTGCCTGTTTATTTAATTTTAGTCTGACGCATAACCCAAAGCGTTCATTGACTCTATTTCAACAGCGAGTCATCCAAAAACAATGGCTTGCACGCTATCCCAAATTAATATTACAACCATCTGCTAAAAAATAG
- a CDS encoding ATP-binding cassette domain-containing protein, with protein MEIRFTQLQCRSSSVTIDIDDWLIEPQQSWGVFSTEGGLGALLGQLFTQQAQDKTLTYSGKLSGVDSSKVALVSLHEQQQLLDDILDQDDSGSLGYIDPKTTVYGVIFAQCNDEVLTHRLLQQLDLIQLSASPFTQLSTGESRRVMLARAVATKVSFLVLDEPYAGLDVGHRQALSHYLQQLSQTVQMLVVVSREEDMPDWIEHIAMFNHGALDSVMIKSEWDNHPLISQLTAQSGQQSEELLALIRRHRHRPTFANPVFQLNNGRVAYSDKVIFSGVNWRIDNGVHWQVKGPNGCGKSTLLGLIFGDHPQCYSNDIDIFGKKRGSGESIWEIKKHIGMVSSALHLQYRVNSSALDVIVSGFYDSIGLYQQPTTQQVAIATEWLAILHMGHLSKSSFRQLEYGQQRLLLIARAIVKQPTLLILDEPYQGLDYLGRRLIKNALELIAKEHLSQLLYVSHYQQDSLDSIEHYIEFVLDDAQQGYRAVVSGPTLT; from the coding sequence ATGGAAATCAGATTTACACAGCTGCAATGCCGTTCGTCTAGTGTGACGATAGACATTGATGATTGGCTTATTGAACCGCAACAATCTTGGGGGGTGTTTAGTACCGAAGGTGGTTTAGGTGCCTTATTGGGCCAGCTCTTCACTCAGCAAGCGCAAGATAAAACCTTGACCTATTCTGGCAAGCTATCGGGAGTAGACAGCTCGAAAGTCGCCTTGGTGTCTTTGCATGAACAGCAACAGTTACTCGACGATATTCTTGATCAAGATGACAGCGGATCTTTAGGCTATATCGATCCTAAAACTACGGTTTATGGGGTTATCTTTGCTCAATGTAATGATGAAGTGCTGACTCATCGATTATTGCAGCAATTAGATCTCATTCAGTTGAGTGCTAGTCCGTTTACCCAGCTTTCTACCGGCGAAAGCCGCCGGGTGATGCTTGCCCGCGCAGTGGCAACCAAAGTGTCTTTTTTAGTGCTCGATGAACCTTATGCAGGGCTTGATGTTGGCCATCGACAAGCGTTAAGTCACTATTTACAGCAGTTATCGCAAACAGTACAAATGCTGGTGGTGGTGTCGCGTGAAGAAGATATGCCAGACTGGATTGAGCATATTGCGATGTTTAATCATGGCGCACTAGACAGTGTAATGATTAAGTCTGAGTGGGATAATCATCCGCTTATAAGCCAACTTACCGCGCAGTCTGGCCAACAAAGCGAAGAGTTGTTGGCGCTTATTCGTCGCCATCGTCACCGTCCAACCTTTGCAAATCCAGTTTTTCAATTGAACAATGGCCGAGTGGCTTACAGTGATAAAGTGATTTTTTCTGGGGTGAATTGGCGCATCGATAATGGCGTGCATTGGCAAGTTAAAGGTCCTAATGGTTGCGGTAAAAGTACTTTGCTTGGGCTTATTTTTGGCGATCACCCGCAGTGTTATAGCAATGACATTGATATTTTCGGTAAAAAAAGAGGTTCAGGCGAAAGCATTTGGGAGATTAAAAAGCATATTGGTATGGTGTCCTCGGCGTTGCATTTACAATATCGGGTTAATAGCAGTGCCTTAGATGTGATTGTATCGGGCTTTTATGACTCGATTGGTTTGTATCAACAACCGACAACGCAACAAGTGGCTATCGCAACTGAGTGGTTAGCCATTTTACACATGGGTCATTTGAGTAAATCGTCATTTAGGCAATTAGAATATGGCCAGCAGCGGTTATTGTTAATCGCCAGGGCCATTGTTAAACAGCCAACGTTATTGATCCTCGACGAGCCTTATCAAGGTTTAGATTATCTGGGGCGTAGATTGATTAAAAACGCCCTTGAACTCATCGCCAAAGAGCACTTAAGTCAATTATTGTATGTGTCACATTATCAACAAGATAGCCTTGATAGTATTGAGCACTATATTGAGTTTGTTTTAGATGATGCCCAGCAAGGCTATCGGGCAGTGGTCAGCGGGCCAACGTTAACTTAA
- a CDS encoding nitroreductase family protein, which translates to MTHAIISDLEKRYTAKRYDATKRVSQDDLAVIYDAMVLSPSSINSQPWKFIVIESDAAKQRLHDSYANKFQFNQPHAKTASHTILFAYNPKYTREDYAKVVDQGIIDGRTKAEAREGAFGSYAFVDLNTDAAGNNAPWTKSQTYLALGNTMHTLARLGIDSTPMEGVDSELLGQIFAKELDGYVCEVALAFGYHHSDEDYNAKLPKSRLAQDKVLQVL; encoded by the coding sequence ATGACTCACGCTATTATTTCTGATTTAGAAAAACGTTACACCGCAAAACGCTATGATGCGACTAAGCGCGTATCACAAGATGATTTAGCCGTTATTTATGATGCAATGGTGTTGTCACCTTCATCAATAAACTCTCAACCATGGAAATTTATCGTGATTGAAAGTGATGCTGCAAAACAACGTCTACATGACTCTTATGCTAATAAGTTTCAGTTTAATCAACCTCATGCTAAAACGGCTTCACATACAATATTGTTTGCATATAACCCTAAGTATACTCGCGAAGATTATGCCAAAGTGGTTGACCAAGGCATTATTGATGGCCGTACTAAGGCTGAAGCTCGCGAAGGTGCATTTGGTTCATACGCATTTGTTGATTTAAATACCGATGCAGCGGGTAATAATGCGCCTTGGACTAAGTCTCAAACCTATTTAGCCTTAGGTAATACTATGCACACGTTAGCGCGTCTTGGTATTGATTCTACCCCGATGGAAGGCGTAGACAGTGAATTGCTGGGGCAAATTTTTGCTAAAGAGCTCGACGGTTATGTGTGTGAAGTTGCCTTAGCATTTGGTTATCACCATTCAGATGAAGACTACAATGCCAAGTTGCCTAAGTCGCGTTTAGCTCAAGATAAAGTATTGCAGGTTTTATAA
- a CDS encoding alpha/beta fold hydrolase: MIISQTLKDIVVQKHTFSVPLDYQLNSNQQISIFAREIASVENQHKSLPYLVFFQGGPGFGAARPITNSGWIKRALQEYRVLLLDQRGTGLSTPVNAVSLSHLTATQQAEYLSHFRADNIIRDAEFIRAKLSANQPWSILGQSFGGFCVLHYLSAAPQGVKEAYITGGVPSLTRCADEVYQATYQRVLAKNADFFTRFTDARTLVDRIAQYLYEHKVYLATGEQLTVEMFQLLGINLGMEQGPEAVYYLLEQALIETSQGTEVNPLFLHQFSQFLDYNTNPIFALLHESIYCQQSASKWAAHRVRDNYPEFHYQPEQPLLFTGEMVYPWMFNQFNALKPLAAAAALIAEHKDWPDLYDLSQLANNTVPVAAAIYSEDMYVDMQYSLETAKQVGNLKYWLTSEYEHNGIRIDGEHILDKLISLNRGHCLR; encoded by the coding sequence ATGATTATTTCACAAACCTTAAAAGACATTGTGGTTCAAAAGCACACCTTTTCAGTTCCTTTAGACTATCAATTGAATTCAAATCAGCAAATTTCAATTTTTGCCCGCGAAATAGCCAGTGTTGAAAATCAGCATAAATCATTACCTTACTTAGTATTCTTTCAAGGTGGTCCAGGTTTTGGCGCTGCTAGACCTATCACTAATAGTGGTTGGATAAAACGTGCATTACAGGAATACCGCGTATTACTTCTCGACCAACGTGGCACAGGCCTGTCTACACCAGTAAATGCGGTATCGTTAAGTCATTTAACCGCTACACAACAAGCCGAGTATTTAAGCCATTTTCGCGCCGACAATATCATTCGCGACGCTGAGTTTATCCGTGCAAAATTATCAGCTAACCAACCATGGAGTATTCTAGGCCAAAGCTTTGGTGGTTTTTGCGTGCTGCATTATTTGTCAGCTGCACCGCAAGGTGTGAAAGAAGCTTATATCACTGGCGGTGTTCCTTCATTAACACGCTGTGCCGATGAGGTTTATCAAGCCACTTACCAACGTGTGTTAGCTAAAAATGCAGACTTTTTTACTCGATTTACTGACGCGAGAACCTTAGTAGACCGTATCGCGCAATACTTGTATGAACATAAAGTCTATTTAGCAACGGGTGAGCAACTCACTGTCGAAATGTTCCAATTATTGGGCATTAATTTAGGCATGGAGCAAGGGCCTGAAGCGGTTTATTACTTGCTAGAACAAGCTCTTATTGAGACAAGCCAGGGCACTGAAGTTAACCCACTTTTCTTACATCAATTTAGCCAATTTTTAGACTACAACACAAATCCAATATTTGCCCTGTTGCATGAGTCTATTTATTGCCAGCAAAGTGCATCAAAATGGGCTGCTCATAGGGTGCGAGATAACTACCCTGAGTTTCATTATCAACCAGAACAGCCATTACTATTTACAGGCGAAATGGTTTACCCGTGGATGTTCAATCAATTTAACGCGCTAAAACCGCTTGCTGCGGCGGCAGCATTAATAGCCGAGCACAAAGATTGGCCTGACTTATACGATTTAAGCCAACTTGCAAATAATACGGTTCCTGTTGCTGCCGCCATTTATAGCGAGGACATGTATGTCGACATGCAATATAGCTTAGAAACCGCCAAACAAGTCGGTAACTTAAAATATTGGCTTACCTCTGAATATGAACACAACGGCATTCGTATCGATGGCGAACATATTTTAGATAAATTGATTAGCCTTAATCGCGGCCATTGCTTACGTTAA
- a CDS encoding MBL fold metallo-hydrolase: MKYQIIPVTPFQQNCSVIWCETSLKAAVVDPGGNIDRILAEVAKLGITVEKVLLTHGHIDHVGGAKKLATELNVPIIGPHIADQFWLQGLAKQSQNFGFPLVEAFEPDQYLTEADVITVGQQSLSVLHCPGHTPGHIVFYSKVSGLAWVGDVLFRSSIGRTDFPQSNHQDLVNSITQKLWPLGNHVSFIPGHGPMSTFAEEREHNPFVADQLLS, from the coding sequence ATGAAATATCAAATCATACCGGTTACCCCGTTTCAGCAAAATTGTAGTGTGATTTGGTGCGAAACTAGCCTCAAAGCAGCGGTTGTTGATCCTGGTGGTAACATTGACCGAATTTTAGCCGAAGTAGCAAAGCTTGGGATAACGGTTGAAAAAGTATTGTTAACCCATGGCCATATTGATCACGTTGGTGGGGCTAAAAAACTCGCCACTGAATTAAATGTGCCCATTATTGGCCCGCATATAGCGGACCAGTTTTGGTTACAAGGGCTTGCTAAACAAAGCCAGAACTTTGGTTTTCCCCTTGTTGAAGCATTTGAACCTGACCAGTACCTCACAGAAGCTGATGTTATTACCGTGGGGCAGCAGTCTTTATCGGTATTGCATTGCCCAGGACACACACCGGGACATATCGTGTTTTACTCTAAAGTGTCCGGATTAGCTTGGGTGGGAGATGTACTGTTTAGAAGCTCTATTGGCCGTACCGATTTTCCGCAATCTAATCATCAAGATTTAGTGAACTCAATAACCCAAAAACTGTGGCCGCTAGGTAATCATGTCAGTTTTATTCCTGGTCACGGCCCTATGTCTACTTTTGCTGAAGAACGTGAGCATAACCCTTTTGTAGCGGATCAATTACTCAGTTAG